The following proteins come from a genomic window of Kineosporia sp. NBRC 101731:
- a CDS encoding urea amidolyase associated protein UAAP2 → MVSSTVPVGFSYGPDSVLDWSQPLAEGEIVLDEQIAARGAWSAIIRAGDVLTLVDVGGNQSGDCLIYSAADTAEHYSVPDTLHWQGNAYVRTGTVLRSQFGNPLMTVVANEVERQDTIGGACSKESNTLRYGHHTHFEHGCRENFLAEGIRHGLGAGDLVSNLNFFMNVPVEADGALGIVDGMSAPGKRVALRADVDALVLISNCPQMNNPCNAFNPTPLRAVVTRSIH, encoded by the coding sequence ATGGTTTCCAGTACGGTTCCCGTGGGTTTCTCGTACGGTCCGGACTCGGTCCTGGACTGGTCCCAGCCGTTGGCCGAGGGCGAGATCGTGCTCGACGAGCAGATCGCCGCGCGCGGTGCCTGGTCGGCGATCATCCGGGCGGGCGACGTGCTCACCCTCGTCGACGTCGGCGGCAACCAGTCCGGCGACTGCCTGATCTACTCGGCGGCCGACACCGCCGAGCACTACAGCGTGCCCGACACCCTGCACTGGCAGGGAAATGCCTACGTGCGCACCGGAACGGTGCTGCGCAGCCAGTTCGGCAACCCCCTGATGACGGTCGTCGCGAACGAGGTGGAGCGGCAGGACACGATCGGCGGCGCCTGCAGCAAGGAGTCGAACACGCTGCGGTACGGCCACCACACGCATTTCGAGCACGGCTGCCGGGAGAACTTCCTGGCCGAGGGCATCCGGCACGGTCTGGGCGCGGGTGACCTGGTGTCCAACCTGAACTTCTTCATGAACGTGCCGGTGGAGGCCGACGGTGCGCTCGGCATCGTCGACGGCATGTCCGCGCCCGGCAAGCGAGTGGCCCTGCGCGCCGATGTCGATGCCCTGGTGCTGATCTCGAACTGTCCCCAGATGAACAACCCCTGCAATGCTTTCAACCCCACGCCCCTGCGGGCCGTCGTCACCCGGAGCATTCATTGA
- a CDS encoding urea amidolyase associated protein UAAP1 produces MDTQPAARDSERDTERDTERDTGSVTAARADARAQGDQQSEWMPYLPASSTPHPPEGVDPATLTWAQTVAPGGYTHKVLARGTRIRLDDPTGDACAHVLLFNALEQVERLNVADTRKIPWQAYLSDGHPLLSGDGRVLATVDRDTSHRHDTFCGTSSDAWNRHKYGDARPEGPTPSGQALFTLAAAKHGLGPRDLVPAVSFFQGVTVEADGSFAWLGSAGPSSVDLIAELPLTVLIANVAHPLDPREQYQVGPLRVHAWTSSPTGPGDRAYEASPERERAYLNTIDYAQARGL; encoded by the coding sequence GTGGACACTCAACCCGCCGCTCGCGACAGTGAGCGCGACACTGAGCGCGACACTGAGCGCGACACCGGCAGCGTCACCGCTGCCCGGGCCGACGCCCGCGCGCAGGGCGACCAGCAGTCCGAGTGGATGCCCTATCTGCCGGCCTCGAGCACACCGCATCCGCCCGAGGGAGTGGATCCGGCGACGCTGACCTGGGCCCAGACCGTGGCCCCGGGCGGGTACACGCACAAGGTGCTGGCCCGCGGCACGCGCATCCGCCTGGACGACCCGACCGGCGACGCCTGCGCCCACGTGCTGCTGTTCAACGCCCTGGAGCAGGTGGAACGGCTGAACGTGGCCGACACCCGGAAGATCCCGTGGCAGGCCTATCTCAGCGACGGGCACCCGCTGCTGAGCGGCGACGGGCGGGTCCTCGCGACCGTCGACCGGGACACCTCCCACCGTCACGACACCTTCTGCGGCACCAGCAGCGACGCCTGGAACCGGCACAAGTACGGCGATGCCCGGCCGGAGGGCCCGACCCCGTCGGGCCAGGCCCTGTTCACCCTGGCCGCCGCGAAACATGGCCTGGGTCCGCGTGATCTGGTGCCGGCCGTGTCGTTCTTCCAGGGCGTCACGGTCGAGGCGGACGGATCGTTCGCCTGGCTCGGCTCGGCCGGTCCGTCGTCGGTGGACCTGATCGCCGAGCTGCCCCTCACCGTGCTGATCGCCAACGTGGCCCACCCGCTGGACCCGCGTGAGCAGTACCAGGTCGGGCCGCTGCGCGTGCACGCCTGGACGAGCTCGCCGACCGGTCCGGGTGACCGCGCCTACGAGGCCTCGCCGGAACGAGAACGCGCCTACCTCAACACGATCGACTATGCCCAGGCCCGGGGGTTGTGA